CCCTGGCCATCGCCCGCGACAACCCGGGCGACAAGGTCGTCTTCCTTGGCATCGGCTTCGAGACCACCACCCCCACCGTGGCCGCCACCGTGAGGATCGCCCGCCAGGAGGGGCTCAGCAACTTCCTGGTCATGCCCTTCCACAAGCTGGTGCCCCCGGCCCTGGACGCCCTGCTCTCCGACCCGGACATGGCCGTGGAAGGCTTCATGCTGCCCGGCCACGTCTCCGCCATCATCGGCATGGAGCCCTACAGGCCCCTGGCCGAGCGTTACCACGTCCCCGCCGTGGTGGCCGGCTTCGAGCCGGTGGACCTGCTGCAGGCCATCCTGCTCATGACGGAGATGAAGCGCCAGGGCAAACCCAAGGTCATCAACAACTATAAGCGCGTGGTGGCCGACGAGGGCAACCCCAAGGCCCGGGCCATCGTCGCCGAGGTCTACAAGCCCGTGGACGCCCTCTGGCGCGGCATCGGCACCATCCCCGGCAGCGGCCTGGGCTTCACGGACGCCTACCGCGCATTCGACGCCTTCGAGGTGCTCGGCGTGGAGCTCAAGGCCTCCAAACCGCTGCCCGGCTGCCGCTGCGGCGAGGTGCTCAAGGGCATCATGCGCCCCGACGAGTGCCCGCTGTTCGGCAAGGCCTGCACCCCGGCCCAGCCCGTGGGCCCATGCATGGTCTCCACCGAGGGCAGCTGCGCCGCGTACTTCAAATACCAACTCGACCTCAACACCGACCGGTAGGGTTCCATGAGCGACAAGATTCTTCTGGACCAAGGCAGCGGA
This genomic stretch from Fundidesulfovibrio soli harbors:
- the hypD gene encoding hydrogenase formation protein HypD, with product MTSSDPLRDPARCKELLVQIEESVKGSSLRFMEVCGTHTVALFRSGVHSLLPKSVVHLTGPGCPVCVTHESEVAAYLELAGRSGVIIATFGDLMRVPGPGGASLKKAHAEGARVEVVYSPFDALAIARDNPGDKVVFLGIGFETTTPTVAATVRIARQEGLSNFLVMPFHKLVPPALDALLSDPDMAVEGFMLPGHVSAIIGMEPYRPLAERYHVPAVVAGFEPVDLLQAILLMTEMKRQGKPKVINNYKRVVADEGNPKARAIVAEVYKPVDALWRGIGTIPGSGLGFTDAYRAFDAFEVLGVELKASKPLPGCRCGEVLKGIMRPDECPLFGKACTPAQPVGPCMVSTEGSCAAYFKYQLDLNTDR